Within Epilithonimonas zeae, the genomic segment AAAATTATTTTGTAATCGAAGAACGTGAAAAAGGTCTTTTACAAATTAACATCATTGATAATCAAAATAATAACTCCTATTACCTGCCATTCTCAGATCCGACTTATACCGCTTACATCGGAATCAATCTGGAGTTTGATACGGATATTTTGCGTTTCGGTTATACATCATTGACCAAACCAGCCTCTACTTTCGAATATAATATGAAAGACAAAACCACCGTACTTCTTAAAGAACAGGAAGTTTTGGGCGGTAAATTCTTCGCAGAGAATTATATCTCAGAAAGAATCTGGGCAACTGCAAGAGATGGAAAAGAAGTCGCCATTTCTTTGGTTTATCACAAAGACACACCAAAGTCAGCAAATACACCTCTTCTACTCTATGGATACGGAAGTTATGGACACACCGTTGATGCAAGTTTTTCCAGCGTGAGATTATCTCTTTTGGACAGAGGATTTATTTATGCAATCGCACACATCAGAGGTGGCGAATATCTTGGTCGTGAATGGTATGAAGACGGAAAAATGCTTCAGAAGAAAAACACATTTTTTGATTTTATCGATGCAGCAAAATACTTAATATCAGAAAATTATACATCTCCAAAACATCTTTACGCAATGGGCGGAAGTGCAGGCGGACTTTTGATGGGAGCAGTAATCAATTATAATCCGGAATTATTCAATGGGATTGTGGCTCAGGTTCCTTTTGTGGATGTTGTAACAACTATGCTGGATGAAACAATTCCTTTGACGACGGGAGAATACGACGAATGGGGAAATCCGAATGACAAGGAATATTATGATTATATGAAGTCCTATTCGCCTTACGACAACATCGAAGCCAAAGATTACCCAAATATTTTAATTACAACCGGATTCCACGATTCGCAGGTTCAATATTGGGAGCCTGCAAAATGGACGGCGAAGTTGAGAGATTTGAAAACAGACAACAACATTCTGATTTTCAAAACCGATATGAGTTCCGGACACGGTGGTGCCAGCGGAAGATTCGAAAGTCTGAAGGAGATTGCTTTGGAATATGCATTTTTGTTAAAAATCGACCAATAACTTCTCTTTCACCTCATCTTTATATTTTCTCCCAACAGGAATTGTCAAATTATTGATTTCAATCTTGCTGGGAGAAACCGAGGTCATATGATCTTTATTAATCAAAAATGAGCGATGAATTCTTACAAATTTGGATTCGGGTAATAGTTCCTGAACCGATGTCAATGTTTTGAGAACCGTGATTTCAGTATCGTTCAGTTTTATCTTGCAGTAATTTCTGAGACTTTCCACAAAAACAATATCATTGATTTTGATTTTCCTTACACTTTTATCGACTTTCAGATTGATGTAAGAATCATCGTTATTATCCTGAATTATAGTGTCCTCTTTTAACAATTTATTTTCTTCATTCAACTTCGAATAGTTTTTTTCAAGATTTTCAATCGTTGTCAGATAAGTATAAGCGATCGGAATCATCGCTGCGATATTGATATCCAAAGCCGTATTCATAATTTCTGACAGGACAAAAAAGCCGTTATTCTTAAACTCCGGAAGAAAATTAGGTTGAATAAAATAAAGAAACAAAGGACGTTGGATAAAAACACTTATCAGTCCGACCAATATCACATAAGAGATAAAGAAACTGAAATATTTTTTCCGATTGAAAAACTTTGGCAATAGGTAAAAAAGCGTGACATAAACCAATAGCATCCGCGAAGGAAGACAGCAAATCTGAATCATAATATTCCGCAAATAATTGTCATCAGAAATACCCCAAACCAATCCAAAAAACAGCACAAACGCTATCCAGTAGAAAGCGTGCTTCATCCAAAATTTGGATTTGAAATGTTCAAGAATGGATTGATTCATATTTTTAAGGTTGCTCAAATTTAATTATTTATCTGAAATCATTTCCAGTGATTTGCTTTTTGTACAGAATAACCTGTCGTTTGTCCAAAAGGCTTGTAACAAAAGGAAAGTAGAAATAGTTTTGTTCAAAATTCAAACTAAAAAATGAAACTTTCAATTTCTTTTTCACTTCTGTTTTTAGCATTTTTCTTTCCGATTTTAGGATTCGGTCAGGAAAACAAAGCCACTCTTGAAGCTGTAGAATATCTTAAGCAAAATCCAAAAAGTCCGAAAGATTATCTCGTTTCAAAATTCAAGAATTATCCTATTGTACTTTTGGGTGAAGACCACGCTGTGAAAGAAAATCTAGATTTTGTCAAAAGCCTTATTCCGGAACTATATCAGGCCGGTGTTTACAATCTCTGTATGGAATTCGGTGCTTTCGAAAAGCAGAAAGAGCTGGATGAATTGCTGAATTCTGAAAAATTCGATGAGAGAAAAGCAAAAGATATGTTCTTTTATTACAATGTCGGCTGGGCTTACAAAGAATATTTTGACATCTATAAAGCGGTTTGGGAATTCAATAAAACCTTAAAATCTGATGCTAAAAAATTCCGAATCGTCAATCTGAGTTATCAATACCGTTGGGAAAACTTCAAAGGTGGTGCAAGAACGCCCGAGAATATGAAAGCCGTTTTCAATCTGGGAACGCCAGACCAATTCCGAACGGAAATCATCAAAAAGGAAATCATTGATAAAAATGAAAAAGCCTTGATTTATATGGGACACGTTCACGTTTTCACCAAGTACAAAATGCCAATCCTGAAAGTGAACAACGATGATTTTTGTGATTATGATGAAGGAATGGTCGGAAATCGTCTTTACAGATTGATGCCTGATAAGGTTTTCAACATTATGTTTCACACACCTATGTTTTCCAAAACTCAGTACAATCCGGCTTATGTTTCGCCTGCGAATGGAGAATTGGAAAATGCACTTCAAAAACTCAATTATCCACAGATTGGCTTTGATTTGATTAATACGCCTGTTGGAAAATTAAAGGATAATAGCTTTTTCAGTTTTTGTCATCCTGATTTTAAAATGGAAGATTTTTTTGACGGTTATATTTTCCTCAAACCTTTCAAAGATTTGACTGGTTGCACGTATGATGATGATTTTTTCTCTGGAAAGGATTGGAATTATATTGAGAATAATTTTCCGGATCCGGACTGGAGAAAACCTAAAAATCTGGAAGATTACAAAACAGAAATTAAGAAGTATATCAATATCAAAGACCGTTACAGAGATGTGATTCAGACTTCGGTTCCTGATGTGAGTTCCGGTAAAATCATCAGAATTAATCAATTCCCTTCGAAATATGTGTCGTCCAGAAATGTTGATATCTGGTTGCCGGAAAACTTCAATCCCAATAAAAAATATGCGGTTCTCTATATGCACGACGGTCAGATGCTTTTTGACCCAAAAATCAACTGGAACAATTCCGAATGGAAAGTGGATGAAAATTATACAGAACTCAGCAAAAAAATTAAACTGAAAGATTGCATCATTGTCGGACTTTGGAATACTGGCGCAACCCGGCATTCGGAGTATTTTCCACAAAAAGCTTTTGAAAGTTTATCTAAAGAGCTACAAAATCAAACACTTGAAAAATACTTTCTAGGAAAAGTGCAGTCGGATAACTATTTGAAATTCATAGTAGAAGAGGTAAAACCATTTATCGATAAAAATTATCCAACGCTCAAAGACAGGGAAAATACTTTCATCGCCGGTTCCAGTATGGGCGGATTGATATCGATGTATGCGATTTGTGAGTATCCCGAAGTTTTTGGCGGCGCAGCTTGCCTTTCCACCCATTGGGTTGGAATCACAGACCTTTCTGATGACGAAATCCCTTCTGCGTTTGAAAATTATCTCAAACAGAAACTCCCGAATCCGAAAACGCATAAAATCCATTTCGATTTTGGAACGGAAGGATTGGACAGTCGCTATGAGAAACATCAGAACAAAGTCGATTTGATAATGACGGAAAAAGGATTCAACAAAAATAACTGGACAACCAGAAAATTTGAATCGGCTGATCACAGCGAAAATTCCTGGAGCAAACGGCTATCAATTCCATTAGAATTTCTTCTGAAAAAATAACTAATCTAAATCTATTAATCAATGAAAAAATCACTTGCAATACTCCTACTTTTCATCAGTTTCAATCTCATTCTTTCTCAAAAAATCGAAAGAATAGAACCGGCCAATTGGTGGGTTGGGATGAAAAATAATTCGGTCACTTTATTAATTTATGGTAAAGACATTTCAGATTTACAGCCTGCAATTTCTTATCCCGGCGTTACCATTACCGAAAACAAAACAGTGGAGAATAAAAACTATCTGTTTCTGACCTTGCAAATCAATCCGAATGCAAAAGCCGGAAATGTAAAAATTAAATTCCAAAAAGATAAAAAAATTGTTCTGACCCAAGATTTTCCAATTCTTGCTCGGGAAACTAACAGCGCTAATAGAGAAAGTTACGGGTCAAAAGATGCGATTCTTCTGATTTTTCCGGACAGATTTTCAAATGGTGATGAAAAGAACGACATCATCAAAACAACCTTGGAACAAAAACTTGACAGAAATAATGAAGACTCCAGACACGGCGGTGATATCCAGGGAATTATTAATCATTTGGATTACATCAAGTCTTTGGGTTACACTCAGATTTGGAACACGCCTTTGATTGAAAATGATGAGCCGACCTATTCTTATCACGGTTATGCAGCGACAGATTTTTACAAGATTGACCCGAGATTTGGAACTAATGAAGATTTGAAAAAACTATCCACAGAAGCCGGGAAAAGAAACATTGGTTTGATTTGGGATGTTGTGCTTAATCATTGTGGATCAGAGTATTATTTCGTCAAAGACTTGCCTGAGCAAAGCTGGATTAATTATCCTTATTCTGAAAACAGAGTCAGAACTAATCACCTTAAAACCACCATCACAGACCTCTACGCCACTGAAATTGATAAAGAAGAATATCTCAACGGCTGGTTCGATGGTCATATGGCAGACCTCAACCAGAAAAATCCTTTGCTGGCAAGATATCTGACCCAGAATATCATCTGGTGGATTGAGTATGCTGGGCTTTCCGGATTGCGTGTTGACACCTATTCTTATTCTGACAAAAAATTCCTAGCTGATTGGACCAAAACCATTCTCGAAGAATATCCGAAAATGAACATCGTTGCCGAAGAAATGACAAGAAATATTGCCCAGACTTCCTATTGGCAAATCGACAAAGAAAACAGCGATGGTTACAAAAGTTATATGACGATGATGATGGATTTTTCTATAAATGACAATATTGTTACTGCACTCAATGAGAAAAGCGGTTGGTTTTCAAGTTGGCGAAAGGTCTATGAAAGTGTTGCAAACGATTTTCTTTTTCCACATCCTGAGAATCAGTTGATTTTTCCGGACAATCACGATTTGGATAGGTTTTATTCTCGTCTCAACAAAAACTTTGAGAACTGGAAACTCGGGATTGCGATGTATATGACAATGCGTGGAACGCCTCAATTTTTCTATGGAACCGAAGTTCTGATGACCAATGACAAAGCCGGAAGCGATGGGCAAAGAAGAAGTGATTTCTACGGCGGTTGGAAAGGCGATTCCAAAAATGCTGTGACCGAAATAGGATTAACTAATGAAGAAAAAGAAGCGAAGAAATATTTTTCTACTTTACTTAACTGGAGAAAAACGAGTGATGCGATTGCCAATGGAAAATTTAAACATTATGCGCCAACCAATAATGATGTTTATGTTTACTTCCGATACACCGACAATCAAAAAGTGATGATTTTACTCAATAAAAACAATAATAAAGTAACGCTTGACCTTAGTCGATATAAGGAGATGATTCCTAATCACTTCAACGCTAAAAATATTATTTCTGACAAAGATTTTAGTTTTCAGAACACAATAGATATTCCGGCAAGAACAGCAATGATTTTGGAAATCCGGAATTAAAAATCATTTTTTGTAAATTCGCATCAAGATTACTAAAGCTCTGGTTTAAAATTTTAGCCAGAGTTTTGGTTTTTAATGCCAAAGTTGAGAAGAAAACTCTGGACAAAATTTAAGTAAATAAAAAATGAACGAATCCGAAATCTGGAAAAAAATAGAACACTTTTTTGAAGTTAACTTTCAAACTGAAAAAAACCCGCCAATAGAAACATTTCTATTCATTATCGGTGTTCAGGAATTGGGAAGTGGACAACAGAAATTCACCAAAGATGATAAGGTCAATTTGGTTCACATCGCAGTTTGCAGATTGTTGGAGCCTTTTGGTTATTACAAATTCACGCATTATGAAGATGGCTGGCCACAATTTGAAAAGTTGGATGACCTTCCGGAATTGAAACCCAATGAACAATCGCTATTAATGAAAAAAGCGATTATTCAATATTTTATTGATGAAGAAATTGCTTTGGATTAAGATTTACTTCTCACAGATTTAGCAGATGATAAAGACTTCTTTGAAGTTATTATCTGCTAAATTCGCTTAATCTGAGAGAAAATTATTTAGAATACTTTTCTTCCAAAATATCTTCCAACTGATTCAGTCCCATTTTAAAGCCTTCTTCAAAACCCATTTCCAGAATTTGATTCAGTTCTTCCTTTGAATTGAAATGCAGATTGAACGTCATTCTTGTGCCTTCATCTATCCCTGTAAAGCCAATTAACCAAGCCGTTTGTGGTAAATCTGTTTTGACTTTCCCTTTTTCATCTGCGAAAGCATCTGTCCAAGCAATACTTCTGTGAGGCATTATTTCGCCATAACTGGCTAACGCAAATTCTTTTTTTCCATCCGTACCTTTCATTGCATACAACCAAATACCATTTTCACGAAAA encodes:
- a CDS encoding LytR/AlgR family response regulator transcription factor, with translation MNQSILEHFKSKFWMKHAFYWIAFVLFFGLVWGISDDNYLRNIMIQICCLPSRMLLVYVTLFYLLPKFFNRKKYFSFFISYVILVGLISVFIQRPLFLYFIQPNFLPEFKNNGFFVLSEIMNTALDINIAAMIPIAYTYLTTIENLEKNYSKLNEENKLLKEDTIIQDNNDDSYINLKVDKSVRKIKINDIVFVESLRNYCKIKLNDTEITVLKTLTSVQELLPESKFVRIHRSFLINKDHMTSVSPSKIEINNLTIPVGRKYKDEVKEKLLVDF
- a CDS encoding alpha/beta hydrolase; translated protein: MKLSISFSLLFLAFFFPILGFGQENKATLEAVEYLKQNPKSPKDYLVSKFKNYPIVLLGEDHAVKENLDFVKSLIPELYQAGVYNLCMEFGAFEKQKELDELLNSEKFDERKAKDMFFYYNVGWAYKEYFDIYKAVWEFNKTLKSDAKKFRIVNLSYQYRWENFKGGARTPENMKAVFNLGTPDQFRTEIIKKEIIDKNEKALIYMGHVHVFTKYKMPILKVNNDDFCDYDEGMVGNRLYRLMPDKVFNIMFHTPMFSKTQYNPAYVSPANGELENALQKLNYPQIGFDLINTPVGKLKDNSFFSFCHPDFKMEDFFDGYIFLKPFKDLTGCTYDDDFFSGKDWNYIENNFPDPDWRKPKNLEDYKTEIKKYINIKDRYRDVIQTSVPDVSSGKIIRINQFPSKYVSSRNVDIWLPENFNPNKKYAVLYMHDGQMLFDPKINWNNSEWKVDENYTELSKKIKLKDCIIVGLWNTGATRHSEYFPQKAFESLSKELQNQTLEKYFLGKVQSDNYLKFIVEEVKPFIDKNYPTLKDRENTFIAGSSMGGLISMYAICEYPEVFGGAACLSTHWVGITDLSDDEIPSAFENYLKQKLPNPKTHKIHFDFGTEGLDSRYEKHQNKVDLIMTEKGFNKNNWTTRKFESADHSENSWSKRLSIPLEFLLKK
- a CDS encoding glycoside hydrolase family 13 protein, with amino-acid sequence MKKSLAILLLFISFNLILSQKIERIEPANWWVGMKNNSVTLLIYGKDISDLQPAISYPGVTITENKTVENKNYLFLTLQINPNAKAGNVKIKFQKDKKIVLTQDFPILARETNSANRESYGSKDAILLIFPDRFSNGDEKNDIIKTTLEQKLDRNNEDSRHGGDIQGIINHLDYIKSLGYTQIWNTPLIENDEPTYSYHGYAATDFYKIDPRFGTNEDLKKLSTEAGKRNIGLIWDVVLNHCGSEYYFVKDLPEQSWINYPYSENRVRTNHLKTTITDLYATEIDKEEYLNGWFDGHMADLNQKNPLLARYLTQNIIWWIEYAGLSGLRVDTYSYSDKKFLADWTKTILEEYPKMNIVAEEMTRNIAQTSYWQIDKENSDGYKSYMTMMMDFSINDNIVTALNEKSGWFSSWRKVYESVANDFLFPHPENQLIFPDNHDLDRFYSRLNKNFENWKLGIAMYMTMRGTPQFFYGTEVLMTNDKAGSDGQRRSDFYGGWKGDSKNAVTEIGLTNEEKEAKKYFSTLLNWRKTSDAIANGKFKHYAPTNNDVYVYFRYTDNQKVMILLNKNNNKVTLDLSRYKEMIPNHFNAKNIISDKDFSFQNTIDIPARTAMILEIRN
- a CDS encoding SRPBCC domain-containing protein — protein: MNSEIVFNKDSDTGVYVMKVYKADVSTLWDYFTKSELIDQWWAPKPWQCETEKMDFRENGIWLYAMKGTDGKKEFALASYGEIMPHRSIAWTDAFADEKGKVKTDLPQTAWLIGFTGIDEGTRMTFNLHFNSKEELNQILEMGFEEGFKMGLNQLEDILEEKYSK
- a CDS encoding S9 family peptidase — its product is MNAPQAKKIDKLLEIHNDKRNDPYFWMNERENPEVIQYLEEENAYTDFVMKDTEDLQNDLYEEMKSRYKKDDESLPYFFNSYWYIVRYEAGKEYPIFSRKFQSLDNEEEILLNVNILAEGEAFFETGSMSISVNNDIMAYSTDNVGRRIYKIYFKNLKTGELYPDVIENATGKAVWANDNEHVFYIRKDESLRAFQIYRHKLGTDSSEDVLIFHEEDETFDVSVFKTKSLEYIFIAASSTNEDEMRFIPANNVFADWTIVQPRTEDLEYSVEHYEDDFYIITNTDDSTNFKIVKTKVDKPSMENWQDFIPHRENVLLEGFEIFKNYFVIEEREKGLLQINIIDNQNNNSYYLPFSDPTYTAYIGINLEFDTDILRFGYTSLTKPASTFEYNMKDKTTVLLKEQEVLGGKFFAENYISERIWATARDGKEVAISLVYHKDTPKSANTPLLLYGYGSYGHTVDASFSSVRLSLLDRGFIYAIAHIRGGEYLGREWYEDGKMLQKKNTFFDFIDAAKYLISENYTSPKHLYAMGGSAGGLLMGAVINYNPELFNGIVAQVPFVDVVTTMLDETIPLTTGEYDEWGNPNDKEYYDYMKSYSPYDNIEAKDYPNILITTGFHDSQVQYWEPAKWTAKLRDLKTDNNILIFKTDMSSGHGGASGRFESLKEIALEYAFLLKIDQ